A section of the Humulus lupulus chromosome 2, drHumLupu1.1, whole genome shotgun sequence genome encodes:
- the LOC133814120 gene encoding putative F-box/FBD/LRR-repeat protein At4g03220: protein METRSSTRKGKLWRFIYGEDKNGSSPTIDRISELPDALIHHILTLLPTKTVAQTSLLSKRWRSIWYTFPDLDFDFTSDPFSPSKRFTKNSIYSRKAYYDGLTDPISQVFNLRDKIISTSSTAANSADIRSLRVRTTNSISFSRLNDVIRRAVRHNVQQLDLDVITDEHIIFPRSVILSESLRVLSLKSRCSAFRFPPDLSVMKSGFRSLVSLSLSNVVLIDNDHRLLDLFSHSSFPMMSKLSMDCCLGLKHLRIGCGALEEFELKCCIALQSLEICCPKLQTLKVQTCFEEYNDDGDDGIVSWVNIEAPKLRTLVWEENAVTDSSSLVDLRKLEEATIGTLIGFGYHENVSLAKLQSLSDFLAGFAYVRCLKFGEGNFLEILSDHLYLGERLNPFENLRTLELHLDVKNDTVYGGLACIFRSSPMLHTLILKYINKIERKRKWKSDDSFDCEEFWESQAETLKLFFHHLQIVRIHGVFKSEKEVRLPRFLLRHGKALHEMTFCITQHPFYNRNIILAQASPRRQNIFRSRVMGWPRASSNANITIR from the exons ATGGAAACAAGATCATCAACAAGGAAAGGAAAACTTTGGAGATTCATATACGGCGAGGACAAGAATGGATCAAGCCCAACAATCGATCGAATCAGCGAACTCCCGGACGCTCTAATCCACCACATTCTCACTCTCCTACCAACCAAGACGGTAGCCCAAACGAGCCTCTTATCCAAGAGATGGAGATCTATCTGGTACACCTTCCCAGACCTTGATTTCGATTTTACTTCTGATCCATTTTCTCCCTCAAAACGTTTCACAAAAAACTCAATATACTCTCGCAAAGCTTACTACGATGGCCTCACGGATCCTATCTCACAGGTCTTCAATCTACGTGACAAGATCATTAGTACTAGTTCAACTGCTGCAAATTCGGCCGATATTCGCAGCCTTCGGGTGCGTACCACGAACAGCATTTCATTTTCACGCCTCAACGACGTGATCCGCCGCGCGGTTCGGCACAACGTGCAACAACTCGATCTCGATGTTATTACCGACGAGCACATTATATTCCCCAGAAGCGTTATACTAAGCGAATCTCTCCGCGTTCTCTCGTTGAAATCGCGCTGCTCGGCTTTTAGGTTTCCTCCTGATTTGTCCGTCATGAAAAGCGGGTTTCGATCTCTAGTGTCGTTATCTCTAAGTAATGTCGTTTTGATTGATAATGATCACCGGCTCCTGGATTTGTTCTCCCATTCATCTTTCCCTATGATGAGCAAACTGAGTATGGACTGTTGCTTGGGGTTGAAGCATCTGAGGATAGGGTGTGGAGCACTCGAAGAATTCGAACTCAAGTGCTGCATTGCTCTACAGAGTTTggagatttgttgtccaaaactGCAGACATTGAAAGTCCAGACTTGTTTCGAAGAGTACaatgatgatggtgatgatggTATAGTTAGTTGGGTGAATATTGAGGCGCCAAAACTAAGAACCCTTGTTTGGGAAGAGAATGCCGTTACTGATTCTTCTTCTCTCGTTGATTTGAGGAAACTTGAGGAGGCCACCATTGGAACTCTAATCGGTTTTGGTTATCATGAAAATGTGAGTCTGGCCAAACTTCAGAGTTTGTCAGATTTCTTAGCAGGTTTCGCTTATGTCCGTTGCCTAAAATTTGGCGAAGGCAATTTTCTTGAG ATTCTCTCTGACCATTTATATTTGGGAGAAAGGCTTAATCCTTTTGAGAACTTGAGGACTTTGGAGTTGCATCTTGATGTCAAAAACGATACCGTTTATGGTGGATTGGCGTGCATTTTTAGGAGCTCTCCTATGCTACATACTCTCATCCTCAAGTATATTAATAAGATTGAAAGGAAAAGA AAATGGAAAAGTGATGATAGCTTTGACTGTGAGGAGTTCTGGGAATCCCAAGCAGAAACGTTAAAGTTGTTTTTTCATCACCTTCAAATAGTAAGGATTCATGGCGTTTTCAAAAGCGAGAAGGAAGTTAGGCTGCCACGATTTTTGTTGAGGCATGGGAAGGCCTTGCATGAAATGACATTCTGCATCACTCAACATCCTTTCTATAATAGAAATATTATTCTTGCTCAAGCTTCCCCCAGAAGACAAAATATTTTTAGGTCACGAGTTATGGGGTGGCCTCGGGCTTCTTCTAATGCTAACATTACAATTCGTTAA
- the LOC133815959 gene encoding indole-3-acetic acid-amido synthetase GH3.6-like, with product MPEAHINLSKEGEYCVTGYIMDDKAKKSLQYIEDVTTNADEVQGRVVSEILSRSANVEYLQRHGLKGHTDRETFRKVMPIVTYEDLKPYIDRIANGDTSPILCSEPISEFLTSSGTSEGERKLMPTIQEELERRSLLYSLLMPVMSQFVPGLDKGKGMYFLFVKSEAKTPGGLVARPVLTSYYKSSHFMNRGHDDPYTNYTSPNETIFCQDSYQSMYSQLLCGLCQNMEVVRVGAVFASGFIRAIKFLEKNWVSLVNDIRTGTLSSEIEDIPVRESVMKILKPDSELANFVEAECGKESWEGIITRLWPNTKYIDVIVTGTMSQYIPMLDCYSNGLPLVCTMYASSECYFGLNLNPLCKPTQVSYTIIPSMAYFEFLPVNRKNGNIGNSISDSAISLHQELVDLVDVKVGEEYELVVTTYSGLYRYRVGDILRVSGFKNKAPQFNFVRRKNVVLSIDSDKTDEVELQNAVKNATTKHLYSYGGASLIEYTSFADTSAIPGHYVLYWEINQNEKTPIPKSVFEDCCLTVEESLNSVYRQGRVSDKSIGPLEIKIVENGTFDKLMDYALSQGASINQYKAPRCVKNASIVELLDSRVVSNYFSPKCPNWVPGHKLWCTSSSTD from the exons ATGCCAGAAGCTCATATCAATTTATCTAAAGAGGGAGAGTATTGTGTTACTGGCTATATCATGGATGATAAAGCTAAGAAGTCATTGCAATATATAGAAGACGTTACCACTAACGCCGATGAAGTTCAAGGACGAGTTGTCTCTGAAATCCTTTCCCGTAGTGCCAACGTTGAGTACTTGCAAAGACATGGCCTTAAGGGCCATACTGATAGAGAAACTTTCAGGAAGGTGATGCCTATAGTTACTTATGAGGATCTGAAGCCTTATATTGATCGCATCGCTAATGGAGACACCTCTCCTATTCTTTGCTCCGAACCCATTTCCGAGTTCTTGACTAG TTCTGGGACATCGGAGGGAGAGAGGAAACTAATGCCAACTATACAAGAAGAGCTCGAAAGGCGGTCCCTCCTATACAGCCTCTTGATGCCAGTGATGAGCCAATTTGTTCCAGGTTTGGATAAAGGCAAAGGAATGTATTTCTTGTTTGTGAAATCAGAGGCTAAGACCCCAGGTGGACTAGTAGCTCGCCCAGTTCTAACTAGCTATTACAAGAGCTCTCATTTCATGAACCGTGGCCACGATGACCCTTACACCAACTACACCAGTCCAAACGAAACAATCTTTTGCCAAGACTCGTACCAAAGCATGTACTCTCAACTGCTTTGTGGGCTGTGTCAAAACATGGAGGTCGTTCGGGTTGGGGCGGTTTTCGCTTCTGGATTCATTCGTGCCATTAAATTCCTAGAAAAGAACTGGGTTTCTTTGGTTAATGATATCCGGACTGGAACCTTAAGCTCAGAGATTGAGGACATACCCGTGAGAGAATCTGTCATGAAAATTCTCAAACCGGATTCTGAGCTTGCCAATTTCGTTGAAGCTGAATGTGGGAAAGAGTCATGGGAAGGGATTATAACAAGGTTGTGGCCAAACACCAAGTATATCGATGTTATTGTGACTGGAACCATGTCACAGTATATTCCTATGCTTGACTGTTACAGCAATGGCCTCCCCCTTGTTTGTACCATGTATGCTTCTTCTGAGTGTTACTTTGGCCTGAATCTGAACCCTCTTTGTAAGCCAACTCAAGTCTCCTATACAATTATTCCTTCTATGGCTTATTTTGAGTTCCTACCTGTGAATAGAAAAAATGGCAATATTGGTAATTCCATCTCTGACTCGGCTATATCCCTCCACCAAGAGTTGGTTGACCTTGTTGACGTTAAAGTTGGAGAAGAATATGAGCTTGTTGTCACCACTTATTCAG GACTTTACCGCTATCGTGTTGGAGATATACTAAGAGTGTCAGGCTTCAAAAACAAGGCACCACAATTCAACTTCGTACGAAGAAAGAATGTCGTTTTGAGCATTGATTCTGATAAAACCGACGAAGTAGAGCTTCAAAACGCGGTGAAGAACGCGACCACCAAGCATCTATACTCGTATGGTGGTGCCTCCCTTATTGAATACACAAGTTTTGCGGACACGTCAGCCATTCCAGGGCACTATGTCCTATACTGGGAGATTAACCAAAATGAGAAGACTCCAATTCCTAAGTCGGTCTTTGAAGACTGTTGCCTTACAGTTGAAGAGTCCCTTAACAGTGTGTACCGCCAAGGCCGAGTCTCGGACAAGTCCATTGGACCGCTTGAGATTAAGATAGTGGAAAATGGAACGTTTGACAAGCTCATGGACTATGCACTTAGCCAGGGCGCCTCTATAAACCAGTACAAGGCGCCACGGTGCGTGAAAAACGCCTCCATTGTGGAGCTTCTGGATTCGAGGGTCGTTTCCAATTACTTCAGTCCAAAATGCCCCAATTGGGTTCCTGGTCATAAGCTATGGTGCACTAGCAGTTCTACTGACTGA